In Streptomyces nojiriensis, one genomic interval encodes:
- a CDS encoding ArsR/SmtB family transcription factor gives MSNAKVLPLLEPDVVAACCPPLNERPMSAEEAEVAAKMFKALGDPVRLRLFSAVASHEGGEACVCDISDVGVSQPTVSHHLKKLKEAGLLSSERRGTWVYYRVEPSVLAAMGALLAGAAKTA, from the coding sequence ATGTCGAATGCGAAGGTTCTGCCGCTGTTGGAGCCCGACGTCGTCGCGGCCTGCTGCCCGCCCCTGAACGAGCGCCCGATGTCGGCCGAGGAGGCCGAGGTCGCGGCGAAGATGTTCAAGGCCCTCGGCGACCCCGTGCGCCTGCGGCTGTTCTCCGCCGTCGCCTCCCACGAGGGCGGGGAGGCGTGCGTGTGCGACATCTCCGACGTCGGCGTTTCCCAGCCCACCGTCTCCCACCACCTCAAGAAGCTCAAAGAGGCCGGGCTGCTGTCCTCCGAGCGCCGCGGGACGTGGGTGTACTACCGGGTCGAGCCGTCCGTGCTCGCCGCCATGGGCGCGCTGCTGGCCGGCGCCGCGAAGACGGCGTGA